One genomic segment of Hymenobacter psoromatis includes these proteins:
- a CDS encoding ABC transporter ATP-binding protein yields the protein MPAPTPPPALRVAHLTKRYGAQVILDDLSFEVAEGETLVLLGPSGCGKTTLLKTLNRLIEPDGGTIELNGQDVRQQRPETLRRGIGYVIQQVGLLPHLTVAQNVGLVPGLLGRPPAETAARTTALLERLHLPAARFGSLLPAQLSGGQAQRVGLARALAADPPVILLDEPFGALDPITRAAVRRDFRELDELRRKTMVLVTHDVPEAFELADRILLLNEGRIQQLGPPRELLRQPASGFVRRFFEAERLGLELRVTTLADIQPYLPATGPAPAAPTLPLTTSVHEALAALAAGPAERRLADTTIPLTRETLLVAFGRSLG from the coding sequence ATGCCCGCCCCTACCCCCCCGCCCGCCCTGCGCGTCGCGCACCTCACCAAGCGCTACGGCGCGCAAGTAATCCTAGACGACCTGAGCTTTGAGGTGGCCGAGGGCGAAACGCTGGTGCTGCTCGGGCCCAGCGGCTGCGGCAAAACCACGCTGCTCAAAACGCTGAACCGCCTCATCGAGCCCGACGGCGGCACTATTGAACTCAACGGCCAGGACGTGCGCCAGCAACGCCCGGAAACGCTGCGGCGCGGCATCGGCTACGTCATTCAGCAGGTGGGGCTGCTGCCGCACCTCACTGTGGCCCAAAACGTGGGGCTGGTGCCCGGCCTGCTGGGCCGCCCGCCCGCCGAAACCGCCGCCCGCACCACCGCCCTGCTGGAGCGCCTGCACCTGCCGGCCGCCCGCTTTGGGTCCCTGCTGCCGGCCCAGCTCTCGGGCGGGCAGGCCCAGCGCGTGGGCCTGGCCCGCGCCCTGGCCGCCGACCCGCCCGTGATTTTGCTCGATGAGCCCTTCGGTGCGCTCGACCCCATTACCCGCGCCGCCGTGCGCCGCGACTTCCGGGAGCTGGACGAGCTGCGCCGCAAAACAATGGTGCTCGTGACCCACGACGTGCCGGAAGCCTTCGAGCTGGCCGACCGCATTTTGTTATTAAATGAAGGCCGCATTCAGCAGCTGGGGCCACCCCGCGAGCTGCTGCGCCAGCCGGCTAGCGGCTTCGTGCGGCGCTTCTTCGAGGCCGAGCGCCTGGGCCTGGAGCTGCGCGTGACTACGCTGGCCGATATTCAACCCTACCTCCCCGCCACCGGCCCCGCCCCAGCCGCCCCTACCCTACCCCTCACCACCAGCGTGCACGAAGCCCTGGCGGCGCTGGCCGCCGGCCCCGCCGAGCGCCGGCTCGCCGATACTACGATTCCGCTCACGCGGGAAACGCTGCTGGTCGCCTTTGGCCGCAGCCTGGGGTAG
- a CDS encoding phospholipase D-like domain-containing protein, which yields MQTEAFFTNIRAVILREIGLAKQSIHVAVAWFTDRTLFAALLARQRAGVPVALCLTRDEHNINFQPGGLPFAELEAAGGRVTVVADRLMHHKFCVLDGRDVLTGSYNWTHRAAHHNEENLVLTTGDAELARHFLREFARLTGQPDAPAADPAVQRVLKRLAVIESLLTLSETEDLPKHLDRLAAEPLADPRLAAVLAALRAHRYAEGTALLHAFVAAHAQVRRWEDPQLAALLLEIRRLEAELLALEAERAEAGRLLLAFELWHERELGELLQAVLALRRDVARCHRQESPYSESEYQRAEQRYQQQAHDREQAQTTAAHTFALDADGRATLKKLYREAAQLCHPDRVAPAHQRAATEAFQQVLSAYQRQDVAGLQAQLLDLRRGIFTADTTAPTSLEILQARRDALAATHAALLHELAELRGSEAFALAQADEAGQALYLSTNRAALLAERDRLQAQLAGFLQRAAV from the coding sequence ATGCAAACCGAAGCCTTCTTCACCAATATCCGCGCCGTTATCCTGCGTGAAATCGGCCTCGCTAAGCAATCTATTCACGTCGCCGTGGCGTGGTTTACCGACCGCACCCTGTTTGCGGCGCTGCTGGCGCGGCAGCGGGCGGGCGTACCCGTGGCCCTGTGCCTGACGCGCGACGAGCACAACATCAATTTCCAGCCGGGCGGGCTGCCCTTTGCCGAGCTGGAAGCGGCCGGCGGGCGCGTGACGGTGGTCGCCGACCGGCTGATGCACCACAAGTTCTGCGTCCTCGACGGGCGCGACGTGCTCACCGGCTCCTACAACTGGACGCACCGCGCCGCCCACCACAACGAGGAAAACCTGGTGCTCACTACCGGCGATGCCGAGCTGGCCCGGCACTTCCTGCGCGAGTTTGCCCGCCTCACCGGACAGCCCGACGCGCCGGCCGCCGACCCGGCCGTGCAGCGGGTGCTCAAGCGCCTGGCCGTCATCGAGTCGCTGCTGACGCTCTCCGAAACCGAAGACCTGCCCAAGCACCTCGACCGCCTCGCCGCCGAGCCGCTGGCCGACCCGCGCCTGGCCGCCGTGCTGGCCGCCCTGCGCGCCCACCGCTACGCCGAGGGCACGGCGCTGCTGCACGCCTTCGTGGCTGCCCACGCCCAGGTGCGCCGCTGGGAAGACCCGCAGCTGGCGGCCTTGCTGCTCGAAATCCGCCGCCTCGAAGCGGAGCTGCTGGCCCTCGAAGCCGAGCGCGCCGAAGCGGGCCGCCTGCTCCTGGCCTTCGAGCTGTGGCACGAGCGCGAGCTGGGCGAGTTGCTGCAAGCCGTGCTGGCCCTGCGCCGCGACGTGGCCCGCTGCCACCGCCAGGAGTCGCCCTATTCGGAAAGCGAGTACCAGCGCGCCGAGCAGCGCTACCAGCAGCAGGCCCACGACCGCGAGCAGGCCCAAACCACGGCCGCCCACACCTTCGCCCTCGATGCCGACGGCCGCGCCACCCTCAAAAAGCTCTACCGCGAGGCCGCCCAGCTCTGCCACCCCGACCGGGTAGCGCCCGCGCACCAACGCGCCGCGACCGAGGCGTTTCAGCAGGTGCTCAGCGCCTACCAGCGCCAGGACGTGGCCGGGTTACAGGCCCAATTACTGGATTTGCGGCGCGGCATTTTTACGGCCGATACTACCGCGCCTACCTCCCTGGAAATACTGCAAGCCCGCCGCGACGCGCTGGCCGCCACACACGCCGCGCTGCTGCACGAGCTGGCCGAGCTGCGCGGTAGTGAGGCTTTTGCATTAGCCCAGGCCGACGAAGCCGGGCAGGCACTATATCTGAGTACGAACCGCGCCGCGCTTTTGGCCGAGCGCGACCGGCTGCAAGCGCAGCTAGCGGGGTTTTTGCAGCGGGCAGCCGTTTAG
- a CDS encoding HdeD family acid-resistance protein, protein MNRPSNSPTPTPPPRLGIAAANWWVFVLTGLLLIGLSLWAFRNPGDAFLGLTIYFAAIILFNGVGGLIFAITNRDHLPGWSWLVAIGIIEIVFGFFLLNSPLFAAQALVFFVGIWLLLRGGATVANAFVLRRLGYRHWGWTLALGLLGFALAALVLADPAVMALTATVWLAVALLVLGVAVGWLGLRLRHAAPARG, encoded by the coding sequence ATGAATCGCCCTTCCAATTCTCCTACCCCTACCCCACCGCCCAGGCTGGGCATCGCCGCGGCCAACTGGTGGGTTTTTGTCCTAACCGGCCTGCTGCTCATTGGGCTGAGCTTGTGGGCGTTCCGCAATCCCGGCGACGCATTTTTAGGGCTAACCATCTACTTCGCTGCCATCATTCTATTTAATGGGGTTGGCGGCCTCATCTTCGCCATCACCAACCGCGACCACCTGCCCGGCTGGAGCTGGCTGGTAGCCATCGGCATTATAGAAATTGTTTTCGGCTTTTTTCTACTCAATTCGCCCCTGTTCGCGGCCCAGGCGCTGGTCTTCTTCGTGGGCATCTGGCTACTGCTGCGCGGCGGCGCTACCGTCGCCAATGCCTTCGTGCTGCGCCGCCTGGGCTACCGTCACTGGGGCTGGACGCTGGCGCTGGGCCTGCTGGGCTTCGCGCTAGCCGCCCTGGTTCTAGCCGACCCCGCCGTGATGGCTCTTACTGCCACCGTATGGCTGGCGGTGGCCCTGCTGGTGCTGGGCGTGGCCGTGGGCTGGCTGGGTTTGCGCCTGCGCCACGCCGCCCCGGCGAGGGGGTAG
- a CDS encoding ABC transporter permease/substrate-binding protein, producing the protein MHLLTDLFAFWHAQAGKLGQQTLQHVALTAAALGLGVAVSLPLGIWLTRHRRWQTPVLGVAGVLQTVPSIALLGFLIPWLGIGAAPAILALLLYSLLPIIRNTVAGIEGVPPTVVEAARGLGFTDGQVLRRVQLPLALPVLMAGIRTATVINVGVATLAAYVAAGGLGEFIFGGIALNNPVMILAGAIPAAGLALAFDFGLGLLERLSARHLRAVGGGLLLALPLLAAGYWLPAAAGRLRAGFSPEFVGRADCLPGLTAAYGLAHLPSVVLAPALVYEAARDGHVDVIDGYSTDGRIRAYGLRVLRDDRHALPPYFAAPVLRPQVLQAHPELGPVLDQLSGQLSDSAMTNLNYQVDYLHLEPKAVALNWLRRKGLYKEPRPLPPGAAAVRLGSKIFAEQYILVEMYAALIRGQTDLAVTTKTGLGGTTICFEALRGGEIDMYPEYTGTGLQVLLQPSPAVLDSLGGRPAAVYGYVKAEFARRYGLEWRAPLGFNNAYCLLMRRRQAGQLGIASISDLGGYLAR; encoded by the coding sequence ATGCACCTTCTCACCGACCTTTTCGCCTTTTGGCACGCGCAGGCGGGCAAGCTGGGGCAACAAACGCTTCAGCACGTGGCCCTGACGGCGGCGGCGCTGGGGCTGGGCGTGGCCGTGAGTCTGCCGCTGGGCATCTGGCTCACGCGGCACCGGCGCTGGCAAACGCCGGTGCTGGGCGTGGCCGGCGTGCTGCAAACCGTGCCCAGCATCGCGCTGCTGGGCTTTTTGATTCCGTGGCTGGGCATTGGGGCCGCGCCGGCCATTCTGGCGCTGCTGCTGTACTCGCTGCTGCCCATTATCCGCAACACGGTGGCCGGCATCGAGGGCGTGCCGCCGACCGTGGTGGAGGCGGCGCGGGGCCTGGGCTTCACCGATGGGCAGGTGCTGCGGCGGGTGCAGCTGCCGCTGGCGCTGCCGGTGCTCATGGCCGGTATTCGCACGGCCACGGTTATTAATGTGGGGGTAGCCACGCTGGCGGCCTACGTGGCGGCGGGCGGGCTGGGTGAGTTCATCTTCGGCGGCATCGCCCTGAATAACCCGGTGATGATACTGGCCGGGGCCATCCCGGCCGCCGGGCTGGCGTTGGCTTTTGATTTCGGCCTGGGTTTATTGGAACGGCTTTCGGCGCGGCACCTGCGGGCGGTGGGCGGCGGGCTGCTGCTGGCCCTACCCCTGCTGGCTGCCGGCTACTGGCTGCCGGCCGCCGCGGGCCGCCTGCGGGCGGGGTTCAGCCCCGAGTTTGTGGGCCGGGCCGACTGCCTGCCGGGCCTCACGGCCGCCTACGGCCTGGCCCATTTGCCGAGCGTGGTGCTGGCCCCCGCCCTGGTCTACGAGGCCGCCCGCGACGGCCACGTGGACGTGATTGACGGCTACTCCACCGACGGGCGCATCCGGGCCTACGGCCTGCGCGTGCTCCGCGACGACCGCCACGCCCTACCCCCCTATTTTGCCGCGCCCGTGCTGCGCCCGCAAGTGCTGCAAGCGCATCCCGAGCTGGGGCCGGTGCTCGACCAGCTCAGCGGTCAGCTCTCCGATTCGGCCATGACCAACCTTAATTATCAGGTTGATTATCTGCATCTGGAGCCTAAAGCAGTGGCCCTGAACTGGCTGCGGCGCAAGGGCTTATATAAAGAACCGCGCCCCCTACCCCCCGGCGCAGCTGCGGTGCGGCTGGGCTCCAAGATTTTTGCCGAGCAATATATTTTAGTGGAAATGTACGCCGCCCTCATCCGGGGGCAAACCGACCTGGCGGTGACTACCAAAACCGGCCTGGGCGGCACCACCATCTGCTTCGAGGCGCTGCGCGGGGGCGAGATTGATATGTACCCGGAGTACACCGGCACCGGCTTGCAGGTGCTGCTGCAGCCCTCGCCGGCCGTGCTCGACTCGCTGGGCGGCCGCCCGGCGGCGGTGTACGGTTACGTGAAAGCCGAGTTTGCCCGCCGCTACGGCCTGGAATGGCGCGCCCCGCTGGGCTTCAACAATGCCTATTGCCTGCTCATGCGGCGGCGGCAGGCCGGGCAGCTGGGCATCGCCAGCATTTCGGACTTGGGCGGGTATCTGGCCCGGTAA
- a CDS encoding CatA-like O-acetyltransferase, which produces MKQLIDLATWPRREHFEFFTQFEEPFFGLVAEVDCTLAQADAKRLGVPFFLYYLYQALAAANAVAAFRLRIEDGQVYCYDQVHASATIGRPDHTFGFSFLEFQPTLMEFVTAAQPEIAVVQAAGGLGLNERTARPDVLHCSAIPWVRFTGLTHARSFRVPDSAPKISFGQVYADGAARRMAVSVNVHHALADGYHVGLFLEHFQQRLGAQGVENDK; this is translated from the coding sequence ATGAAGCAGCTTATTGACCTGGCGACGTGGCCCCGCCGCGAGCATTTCGAGTTTTTTACCCAGTTTGAGGAGCCTTTTTTCGGGCTGGTGGCCGAAGTGGATTGTACGCTGGCCCAGGCGGATGCCAAGCGGCTGGGGGTGCCGTTTTTCCTCTATTATCTCTACCAGGCGCTGGCGGCGGCCAACGCGGTGGCGGCGTTTCGCCTGCGCATCGAGGACGGACAGGTGTATTGCTACGACCAGGTGCACGCCTCGGCTACCATCGGCCGGCCCGACCACACGTTTGGCTTTTCGTTTTTAGAATTTCAGCCCACGCTAATGGAGTTTGTAACCGCCGCGCAGCCCGAAATCGCGGTCGTGCAGGCGGCCGGCGGCCTGGGCCTCAACGAACGCACCGCCCGGCCCGACGTGCTGCACTGCTCGGCTATTCCGTGGGTGCGCTTCACAGGCCTTACCCACGCCCGCAGCTTCCGGGTACCCGACAGCGCCCCCAAAATCTCCTTCGGCCAAGTGTATGCCGATGGCGCAGCCCGACGCATGGCCGTGAGCGTGAACGTGCACCACGCCCTGGCCGATGGCTACCACGTGGGCTTGTTTCTGGAGCACTTCCAGCAGCGGCTGGGCGCGCAGGGAGTTGAGAATGACAAGTGA
- a CDS encoding MFS transporter: protein MPATSTALAPTRPPFTERRYLLTFCFVVSLFMLWGLGVTMSDVLNKHVQQVLHVSKANSAYVQAATFGAYFVMGLPAGWFMKRFGYQKGVLLGLGLYATGAFLMIPAANAASFPFLLGALFVLACGLGTLEAVAHPFLDGLGAPASSDRRITFSHAINGIGAVSGPLIGGYFILRGTHAAGDLSSVKVLYTIIGTVVGSVGLAFAFVKVPQLNEEHTPETRLGAPGESPTNLAADKQLFQHKHFVWACVAQLFNTAAQGGTWAYFINYGTDYMGLKPGPAIEGFWQVGTLFSRTVGLVPGLPHLANEVAAYFFSLSLVGMMLGRFLGTYLMQFIAPNRLLAFAALANIGMCLIVAQHWGWVSFGALIGLNFFFSIMFPTIYSLGLKDLGRHKQLASSFIVMGVVGAALFPRFVMGPVANASVAHAYYLPIICYAVVFLYGAKFYKVQP from the coding sequence ATGCCCGCTACCTCTACCGCGCTGGCCCCTACCCGCCCGCCCTTCACCGAGCGGCGCTACTTGCTCACGTTTTGCTTCGTGGTGTCGCTGTTTATGCTCTGGGGCCTGGGCGTGACGATGAGCGACGTGCTCAACAAGCACGTGCAGCAGGTGCTGCACGTGAGCAAGGCCAACTCGGCCTACGTGCAGGCCGCCACTTTCGGGGCCTACTTCGTAATGGGCCTGCCCGCGGGCTGGTTCATGAAGCGCTTTGGCTACCAGAAGGGCGTGCTCCTGGGCCTGGGCCTGTACGCTACCGGGGCTTTCCTGATGATACCGGCCGCCAATGCGGCCTCGTTCCCATTTTTGCTCGGGGCCCTGTTCGTGCTGGCCTGCGGCCTGGGCACGCTGGAGGCCGTGGCGCACCCGTTTCTGGATGGCCTGGGCGCGCCCGCCAGCTCCGACCGGCGCATCACGTTTTCGCACGCCATTAATGGCATTGGGGCGGTGTCGGGGCCGCTGATTGGGGGCTACTTCATTCTGCGCGGCACCCACGCGGCCGGCGACTTATCCTCGGTGAAGGTGCTCTACACCATTATCGGCACGGTGGTGGGTAGCGTGGGCCTGGCCTTCGCCTTCGTGAAAGTGCCGCAGCTCAACGAAGAGCACACGCCCGAAACGCGCCTGGGCGCGCCGGGCGAGTCGCCCACCAACCTGGCGGCCGACAAGCAGCTGTTCCAGCACAAGCACTTTGTGTGGGCCTGCGTGGCGCAGCTCTTCAACACGGCGGCGCAGGGCGGCACCTGGGCCTATTTTATCAACTACGGCACCGACTACATGGGCCTGAAGCCGGGGCCGGCCATTGAGGGATTCTGGCAGGTGGGCACCCTCTTCAGCCGCACCGTGGGCCTGGTGCCCGGCCTGCCGCACCTCGCCAACGAGGTGGCGGCTTACTTCTTCTCCCTGAGCCTGGTGGGCATGATGCTGGGCCGCTTTCTGGGCACCTACCTCATGCAGTTCATCGCCCCCAACCGGCTGCTGGCCTTCGCCGCGCTGGCCAATATCGGCATGTGCCTCATCGTGGCGCAGCACTGGGGCTGGGTGTCATTCGGGGCGCTCATCGGGCTCAACTTCTTCTTCAGCATCATGTTTCCCACCATTTACAGCCTGGGTCTCAAGGACCTGGGGCGGCATAAGCAGCTGGCTTCGTCGTTCATTGTGATGGGCGTGGTGGGTGCGGCGCTGTTTCCGCGCTTCGTGATGGGGCCGGTGGCCAATGCCAGCGTAGCGCACGCTTATTACCTGCCCATTATCTGCTACGCGGTGGTGTTTCTCTACGGCGCGAAGTTCTACAAAGTGCAGCCGTAA
- a CDS encoding tetratricopeptide repeat protein encodes MSEEFQTLLSEDEGLHSSTPAIVPSVNLILQRTQTTVGLLREVVQESSAEYWYERGRAKYELKDDLGALDDYDKAIDIDNSKSDFYAERASAKCCLGNYMGAISDYDTAISLNPQDAALYFWRGNIKSSLIHNREALKEAVIDISNAIGLGYKRKYDAYMQRASVKHEMGDIAGAAADSAKAREFGRNN; translated from the coding sequence ATGTCTGAAGAATTTCAAACTTTACTCTCTGAAGACGAAGGGTTACACTCGTCTACACCTGCAATAGTACCTTCAGTAAATCTAATATTACAACGGACACAAACTACTGTGGGCTTACTACGGGAGGTAGTGCAGGAAAGCTCGGCGGAGTACTGGTATGAACGAGGAAGAGCCAAATATGAACTAAAAGATGATTTAGGGGCCCTTGACGATTATGATAAAGCTATTGATATTGATAATAGCAAATCCGATTTTTACGCAGAGAGAGCTTCAGCCAAATGTTGTCTAGGTAACTATATGGGGGCTATCTCTGATTACGACACAGCCATTAGCTTAAATCCGCAAGATGCAGCGCTATATTTTTGGCGCGGAAATATAAAATCTTCTCTAATTCATAATAGAGAAGCTCTTAAAGAGGCAGTTATTGACATTAGCAATGCTATCGGACTTGGATACAAACGCAAATATGATGCTTATATGCAACGGGCATCTGTTAAGCATGAAATGGGAGATATTGCTGGCGCTGCCGCTGACAGTGCTAAAGCTAGAGAATTTGGTCGAAATAATTAG
- a CDS encoding GH92 family glycosyl hydrolase, with product MKHLLLTLPLLPLLAAAQFQAPTPAENLVQYAHPLVGTAKMGHTYPGATVPFGSIQLSPDTDTISYEQNGKYNPEVYSYCAGYRYQDPTIVGFSHTHFSGTGHSDLGDFLVMPTTGPLQLNPGTADKPRSGYRSVYSHATEVAEPAYYKVRLADHDILAELTATTRVGIHQYTFPKAEESHVILDMMAGIYNYPDKNVWTFVRVENDSLVTGYRQTNGWGRTRTVYFALSFSRPFKTYGSRNYDKKEVYHGFWGRFDQQHNWPDLAAHQLRLHFDFGPTTAGEQVKLKMAISPVSTAGALANLRAEAPGWKFADYRQKGQAQWQQELRKIVIQSPRRVDKENFYTAMYHAFIGTTIYQDVDGQFRGLDQNNHLAKDFTNYTTFSLWDTYRALHPLYNLVQPQRNADMVQSMLTHFDLSAEHMLPVWVHYANENWCMIGYHAVPVLCDAIVLGNAPFDQNHALDACVTTARQRWYDGLGDYIDKGYVPEDKSGASVSKTLEYAFDDYCIAQAAQKLGRKDIEQEFRQRATNWQHVYDARIGFMRPRLSSGQFRDKFDVLTTSDPAYIEGNAWNYSLYVPQDPAGLIAKMGGSKNFVPHLDSLFTMNLPDRFFAETEDITREGIIGNYVHGNEPAHHVAYLYNWTDQPWKAQPRIRMILNKMYHQGADGLGGNDDCGQMSAWYIFSALGFYPVAPASGEYALGSPAVYGATLQVGQGKTFTVTVKNQSDKNVYVQSARLNGQLLTRPFLPVQAVRQGGTLEFVMGGKPARK from the coding sequence ATGAAGCATCTGCTGCTCACCCTACCCCTGCTGCCGCTGCTGGCGGCGGCCCAATTCCAAGCCCCTACCCCCGCCGAAAACCTGGTGCAGTACGCCCACCCGCTGGTGGGCACTGCCAAGATGGGCCATACCTACCCAGGGGCCACGGTGCCCTTCGGCTCGATACAGCTCTCGCCCGATACCGATACTATCAGCTACGAGCAGAACGGTAAGTACAACCCCGAAGTGTACTCCTACTGCGCGGGCTACCGCTACCAGGACCCCACCATCGTGGGCTTTTCGCACACGCACTTTAGCGGCACGGGCCACTCTGATTTGGGCGATTTTCTGGTGATGCCCACTACCGGGCCGCTCCAGCTGAACCCCGGCACGGCCGATAAGCCGCGCAGCGGCTATCGCTCAGTCTACTCGCACGCCACGGAAGTGGCCGAGCCGGCGTACTATAAGGTACGGCTGGCCGACCACGATATTTTGGCCGAGCTAACGGCCACGACCAGGGTAGGGATTCACCAGTACACGTTTCCTAAGGCCGAGGAGTCGCACGTCATCCTGGATATGATGGCCGGGATTTATAATTATCCCGACAAGAATGTGTGGACGTTCGTACGGGTCGAAAACGACTCGCTCGTGACCGGCTACCGCCAAACCAACGGCTGGGGCCGCACCCGCACGGTATACTTCGCGCTCAGCTTTTCCCGGCCCTTTAAAACTTATGGTAGCCGGAATTATGATAAGAAAGAAGTCTACCACGGCTTCTGGGGCCGCTTCGACCAGCAGCACAACTGGCCCGACCTGGCCGCTCACCAGCTGCGCCTGCACTTCGACTTCGGGCCCACCACGGCCGGCGAACAGGTGAAGCTGAAAATGGCCATTTCGCCCGTGAGTACGGCCGGCGCGCTGGCCAACCTGCGGGCCGAAGCGCCCGGCTGGAAATTTGCCGACTACCGGCAAAAGGGCCAGGCGCAGTGGCAGCAGGAGCTGCGCAAAATCGTTATTCAGTCGCCGCGCCGGGTGGATAAGGAGAACTTCTACACGGCCATGTACCACGCCTTTATCGGCACTACCATTTACCAGGACGTAGACGGGCAGTTCCGCGGCCTCGACCAGAACAACCACCTCGCCAAGGACTTCACCAACTACACCACCTTCTCCCTTTGGGATACCTACCGGGCGCTGCACCCGCTCTACAACCTGGTGCAGCCACAACGCAACGCGGATATGGTACAAAGTATGCTCACCCACTTCGACCTCAGCGCCGAGCATATGCTACCCGTGTGGGTGCACTACGCCAACGAAAACTGGTGCATGATTGGCTACCACGCGGTGCCGGTGCTCTGCGATGCCATCGTGCTCGGCAACGCGCCTTTCGACCAGAACCACGCCCTGGACGCCTGCGTAACCACCGCCCGCCAGCGCTGGTACGACGGCCTGGGCGACTATATAGATAAAGGTTACGTGCCCGAGGACAAAAGCGGGGCCTCGGTGTCGAAAACCCTGGAGTACGCCTTCGATGACTACTGCATCGCGCAGGCCGCGCAGAAGCTGGGCCGCAAGGATATTGAGCAGGAATTCCGGCAGCGGGCCACCAACTGGCAGCACGTGTACGATGCCCGCATCGGCTTCATGCGCCCGCGCCTGAGCAGCGGCCAGTTCCGCGATAAGTTTGACGTGCTGACGACCAGCGACCCGGCCTACATCGAGGGCAACGCCTGGAACTACAGCCTCTACGTGCCGCAGGACCCGGCCGGCCTCATCGCCAAAATGGGGGGTAGCAAAAATTTCGTGCCGCACCTCGACTCGCTCTTCACCATGAACCTGCCCGACAGGTTCTTCGCCGAAACCGAGGACATCACCCGCGAGGGCATCATCGGCAACTACGTGCACGGCAACGAGCCCGCCCACCACGTGGCCTACCTCTACAACTGGACCGACCAGCCCTGGAAAGCGCAGCCCCGCATCCGCATGATTCTCAACAAGATGTACCACCAGGGCGCGGACGGCCTCGGCGGCAACGACGACTGCGGCCAGATGTCGGCCTGGTACATCTTCTCGGCCCTGGGCTTCTACCCCGTCGCCCCCGCCTCGGGCGAGTATGCGCTCGGCAGCCCGGCCGTATACGGCGCGACGCTGCAAGTCGGCCAGGGCAAAACCTTCACGGTAACCGTTAAAAACCAGTCTGATAAGAACGTCTACGTGCAGTCGGCCCGTCTCAACGGCCAGCTGCTGACGCGCCCGTTTCTGCCGGTGCAGGCGGTGCGGCAGGGCGGCACGTTGGAGTTTGTGATGGGGGGTAAGCCGGCGCGGAAATAG
- a CDS encoding DUF6615 family protein has protein sequence MSNALCTAFSKVAINTWHRIQEGRNLPYWLGEETLTDLLIRDLLRLQLPGFEIKAFNKIEEGKNGADWEWWFQGSSGKWLGMRIQAKVISKKAHEFEHLHYPWPKNPKSVSQCDKLINQSQYERDYPRVPLYLLYCHWLSLPQKLTKILDCVTNYNESILGCSIMAAIRVKKLRGHIEGEKKNSYRRNLCDVAPHLLPLQSLICNSFSAEGGSIVEQIEAVLKYIGAIDRVSKVQYLLDSPPNYVAKLIDSKNMPLTATSDKFVGFNNDSSDTLSRVVTTRQFSAH, from the coding sequence GTGTCGAACGCTCTATGTACCGCTTTCAGTAAAGTTGCCATTAATACGTGGCATCGCATACAAGAAGGCCGAAACCTTCCCTACTGGTTGGGCGAAGAAACTCTGACTGATTTATTAATTCGTGATTTATTAAGGCTACAGTTGCCAGGTTTCGAAATTAAGGCATTTAATAAAATCGAAGAAGGTAAAAATGGAGCAGATTGGGAGTGGTGGTTTCAAGGTAGTTCTGGAAAGTGGCTTGGAATGCGAATTCAGGCGAAAGTGATTTCGAAAAAAGCTCATGAATTTGAACACCTACATTACCCGTGGCCTAAAAACCCTAAGTCAGTTTCTCAATGTGATAAGCTTATTAATCAATCTCAGTATGAACGCGATTATCCTCGCGTTCCGTTATACCTTCTTTATTGTCATTGGTTATCTTTGCCGCAAAAATTAACTAAAATTTTAGATTGCGTAACCAATTATAATGAAAGCATTCTGGGTTGTTCAATCATGGCAGCCATAAGGGTAAAGAAGTTGCGTGGTCATATAGAAGGCGAGAAGAAAAACTCGTATAGAAGAAACTTGTGTGATGTGGCTCCGCACCTACTTCCACTTCAATCTTTAATTTGCAATTCTTTTAGTGCAGAAGGTGGCTCTATTGTCGAACAAATTGAGGCAGTGCTTAAATACATTGGTGCTATTGACAGAGTAAGTAAGGTGCAATATCTTTTGGACTCGCCACCGAATTACGTTGCTAAACTTATAGACAGCAAAAATATGCCTTTAACAGCAACTTCTGACAAATTCGTTGGCTTCAATAATGACTCGTCAGATACCTTAAGTCGAGTTGTAACAACTCGACAATTTTCAGCACATTAG